A genomic segment from Dermatobacter hominis encodes:
- a CDS encoding Clp protease N-terminal domain-containing protein, which translates to MSAALPIEPPVRLDDVIDAITAVHDEPLEQLTDAVLVAEHLGSLSDHLVGHFVDQARRSGASWTDIGRSMGVTKQAAQQRFVPKLPEQPDDLWPEAGFGRFTPRARSVVAASQTEANQAGSDRITPAHLVLGLLAEPESIAAWVMVTQGADAEAVRAAATSVLPPAVEGGGAGHVPFDGAAKKVLELTFREALRLGHNYIGTEHLLLALLEQEGDDGPLIALGLDKERAEAEIADLLATMTATGTPPADD; encoded by the coding sequence ATGTCCGCCGCCCTCCCGATCGAACCGCCCGTCCGCCTCGACGACGTGATCGACGCCATCACCGCCGTCCACGACGAGCCGCTGGAGCAGCTCACCGACGCCGTGCTCGTCGCCGAGCACCTCGGTTCGCTCTCGGACCACCTCGTCGGGCACTTCGTCGACCAGGCCCGCCGGTCGGGCGCGTCCTGGACCGACATCGGCCGCAGCATGGGCGTCACCAAGCAGGCGGCGCAGCAGCGGTTCGTGCCCAAGCTCCCCGAGCAGCCCGACGACCTCTGGCCCGAGGCCGGCTTCGGCCGCTTCACGCCCCGGGCCCGCAGCGTCGTGGCCGCGTCCCAGACCGAGGCGAACCAGGCCGGCAGCGACCGCATCACGCCGGCGCACCTCGTGCTCGGGTTGCTCGCGGAGCCCGAGAGCATCGCCGCGTGGGTGATGGTGACCCAGGGCGCCGACGCCGAGGCCGTGCGCGCCGCCGCCACCTCGGTTCTTCCCCCGGCCGTCGAGGGCGGCGGCGCCGGCCACGTGCCGTTCGACGGCGCGGCCAAGAAGGTGCTCGAGCTCACGTTCCGCGAGGCGCTGCGCCTCGGGCACAACTACATCGGCACCGAGCACCTGCTGCTCGCGCTCCTCGAGCAGGAGGGCGACGACGGTCCGCTCATTGCCCTCGGGCTCGACAAGGAGCGGGCCGAGGCCGAGATCGCGGATCTGCTCGCCACGATGACCGCGACCGGCACCCCGCCCGCCGACGACTGA
- a CDS encoding superoxide dismutase: MAFELPPLPYAQDALAPHISAETLEYHYGKHHQTYVTNLNKLVEGTEFENATLEDVILKSDGGLFNNSAQVWNHTFYWNSMSPDGGGAPTGEVGDAISSAFGSYDDFKSKFAEAATTQFGSGWAWLVDNGSGLEIMKTSNADLPMKHGAKALLTIDVWEHAYYIDYRNARPNYISTFLDSLVNWEFVAQNLGEA; this comes from the coding sequence ATGGCCTTCGAACTCCCGCCCCTTCCGTACGCCCAGGACGCCCTGGCGCCGCACATCTCGGCCGAGACGCTCGAGTACCACTACGGCAAGCACCACCAGACCTACGTCACCAACCTCAACAAGCTGGTGGAGGGCACGGAGTTCGAGAACGCCACGCTCGAGGACGTGATCCTCAAGTCCGACGGCGGCCTGTTCAACAACTCGGCCCAGGTCTGGAACCACACCTTCTACTGGAACTCGATGTCGCCGGACGGCGGCGGTGCGCCCACCGGCGAGGTCGGCGACGCGATCAGCTCCGCCTTCGGTTCCTACGACGACTTCAAGTCGAAGTTCGCCGAGGCCGCCACCACGCAGTTCGGCTCCGGTTGGGCCTGGCTCGTCGACAACGGCTCGGGCCTCGAGATCATGAAGACCTCGAACGCCGACCTGCCGATGAAGCACGGCGCCAAGGCGCTCCTCACGATCGACGTCTGGGAGCACGCCTACTACATCGACTACCGCAACGCGCGGCCGAACTACATCTCGACCTTCCTCGACAGCCTGGTGAACTGGGAGTTCGTCGCCCAGAACCTCGGCGAGGCCTGA